The sequence CATTTGGCTTAAATTCAGGGGCGTATGTTTCGGAAATTATCCGCGCTGGAATTGAAGCGATTGATAAAGGACAACGTGAAGCAGCAATGGCGTTAGGTGTTCCCTATGGACAAATGATGAAAGATATCATCTTGCCGCAGGCGATGAAAAATATCTTACCTGCTTTAATGAATGAATTTATTACGTTAACAAAAGAATCTGCCCTTGTCTCTGTTATTGGGGTAACAGATATTATGCGCCGTTCCTATATTGTTGGTGGTGACCATTATTCATTCTTACCGCCAATGCTAATTGCTGGACTTATATATTATGTGATGGTAATGGGATTAACTCTTCTAGGGAAACGCATGGAGAGGAGGATGAAACGTAGTGATTAAAGTAGAAAATTTGCATAAAACATATGGGAAATTAGAAGTGCTGAAAGGGATTACGACGACGATTGCTAATGGTGCTGTTGTTGCGATTATTGGCCCATCTGGTTCTGGAAAATCAACATTTTTAAGATGTTTAAATAAGTTAGAGGAACCTTCGGAAGGAAAGATATGGATTGAAGAGGAAGAAATAACCAATCCGAAAACAAATATAATGAAAGTAAGACAAAAAATCGGCATGGTTTTTCAACATTTTCACCTATTTCCGCATATGACAGTTCTTGAAAATTTAACGTATTCGCCAATCAAAGTCAAAGGCCTTTCAAAGGCAGAAGCTGAAAAAAAAGCAAGAGCGCTTTTAGAAAAAGTAGGGCTATTAAATAAAGCGAATGAATATCCTAGCCGTCTATCAGGTGGTCAAAAACAGCGTGTTGCAATTGCACGGGCGCTGGCGATGGAACCAGAGGCGATGTTATTTGATGAACCAACATCAGCTCTTGACCCGGAAATGGTAAAGGAAGTGCTCGATGTAATGAAAACACTGGCACATACAGGAATGACGATGGCGATTGTTACTCATGAAATGGGGTTTGCAAAGGAAGTTGCCGATCGTATTTTATTTTTAGATCATGGCGTTCTCGTTGAGGATGCACCACCAGATGAATTTTTTTCAAATCCGAAATCTGAGCGTGCTAAAGAATTTTTAGCGAAAGTATTATGAGATGACAAAAATCATCTCTTTTTTTATGCTCAAAATCAAAGCTGTTTTTAGCACAAATTAAGGCTATAATGACAATGAAAGGAGGGCTATATGCTAAAAATAGGAACAAGAACTTTAAAAACAGCAATAGGAACCGTGCTTGCTATTAGCATTGCTAAATTTTTTGATTTAGACCATTACGCATCCGCAGGAATATTGACGATTCTTTGTATCCAAGCCACAAAAAAGAAATCAGTCAAAACAGCTTGGGCTAGATTTGTAGCCGCTCTTATTGGCATTGTTTTTTCATTCATCTTTTTTGAAGGAATCGGTTATTACCCGATTGTTATTGGGATTATACTAATATTTTTTATACCAGTAGCGGTACGTTTGAAAGTTCAAGAAGGGCTTATAACTAGCTCCGTAATCATTTTACAATTTTTTAATTCACAGGACATGTCGATCACTTCCATTGCGAATGGGATTTTTATTCTGATTATTGGCATCGGTGTGGCATTGTTAATGAATTTATATATGCCAAGTGCTGAGAATAAATTATTTGCTCTGCAAAAGGAGCTTGAAGCACAATATAAGAAAATCCTAAATGAAATGTCCATTTATTTAAAAGAAGGGGATCACCTTTGGGATGGCAGAGAAATTACGGAGTCCTATCATATTATTCAAATGGCAAAAACTTTGGCAGTACGTCATCGGGACAATCGTTTTTTAGGTGTCGACGATGATTTTTATAAATATTTTAAAATGAGAGAAAAACAATTTGAGGTCATCGAAAGGATGCTTTCCCTCGTTACATCAATAAAAATTTCAATGCTCCATTCTAAAATAATTGCCGATTTAATCGATGAGATTGCCGATGCCGTGCATTCTGGAAATACGGCGATTCTTTTTTTAGAAAAATTAGAGGGCTTGCACAAAACGTTTAAGGAGATGCCTCTGCCGCAAACACGGGAAGAGTTTGAAATTCGTGCGTCTTTGCTAAATTTTTTATGGGAACTTGAAAAGTATTTGAATATTAAAAGGTATTATCGGGAAAGCGATGTATGAAAATAGGTGGGGAGTATAAAACTATCATCAAATATAGACGATGAGGATGAGTTCAAATGCTTGAAAAGGTGCTACTTACGATTATGTTACTTTCACCATTATGGCCAATCGGACAAAATCCAATTGTCGGCGACCCGTTTCTAATCGTTAATAAAAAAACAAACCAACTAGCCTATATTAATGAGGGTAAGCTGCAAAAGATTTATACGGTTGCGACTGGACAAGAGGATGACTTAACACCGCTTGGAAAATTTACAATCACGGTAAAAGCCATCAATCCTTATTATCGAAAGAAGGACATCCCTGGTGGGGCTAAAGAAAATCCGCTTGGAACAAGGTGGATTGGCTTTGATGCAGAGAATACGGATGGAAGAATATATGGGGTTCACGGGAATAACAATCCCGATTCAATTGGAAAGTATATAACACAAGGCTGTGTACGAATGTATAATGAGGAAGTAGAGGAGATTTTCTCTGAAGTCCCAATCGGAACACAAATTGTCATTGTTTCATCTGACCAATCATTTGTTAGACTAGGCCAAAAATATGGTGCGATTCAACAAGACAATCCAAATAATTTAAAATCCTTTTTAGATAATTTTATTTTGGTCACTCCGAGTACATCTTCGTGACCATTGTAACCGGATAAATCTGGAATGTCTTAATATGGAGCCTCTCACTCATGTTCTTTTTGAGTCAGCTTTAAAATAAAAAACTAATTCCAGCTAGTAAAGTTGTTAATAGCAACGTGGACAACATTAAATAAACCATGATTTTCATTAATTTACGATTCATTTTGTAAATACCCCCTACAAATATACTCTATTTTATTGTACTATTTTATTAATGTTTAGGACAAGGGGAAACAGCTTGTCGAAATAGATGAAAAATTGCGAAATTCTTAATGTTTAGCAGGAAATTAGGTAATAGATGTCGAAAAGGTTAAACCATGACTTTTGAGCGTTTGTACATAAGGAGGAGAAATAAGTGGTAAAAAAGATAGACCATATTGGAATTGCGGTAAAATCAATTGAAGCATCATTACCGCTTTACACAGAAAATCTAAAATTAGAGCTTTTAGGGATTGAAGAAGTGGAATCAGAAGGAGTGAAAGTCGCATTTTTAAAAATTGGCGAATCAAAAATAGAATTGTTAGAACCGCTGCATAGTGAAAGCCCAATCGCAAAATATATTGAAAAAAGAGGAGAAGGTATTCATCATATAGCATTAGGTGTCGATGGTATCGAAGAAAGAATACAAGAAATTAAAGCAAATGGCTTGCGCATGGTCAATGAAGAGCCAAAGACAGGCGCAGGTGGCGCACAAATTGCTTTTATGCATCCAAAGTCATCTGGTGGTGTATGCTTTGAATTATGTGAAAAGCCTGAAAAGGGGGAGAAATAATGGATATTTTTGAGAAAATTAGTGAGTTGTATGATCGTCGTCGTGAAGTAGAACTTGGGGGCGGTGATGCACGTATTGAGAAACAGCATGAGAAAGGGAAATTAACAGCTAGGGAAAGAATTGATCTATTGCTCGACAAAGGAACATTTGTTGAAACCGATCCATTTATTGATCATCGTTGTGTTGACTTTGGCATGGCGAATCAACAAGGACCTGGCGAAGGCGTTGTCACTGGTTATGGGAAAGTGAATGGTCGTATTGTTTTTGTATTCTCACAAGATTTTACCGTTTTTGGCGGGGCATTAGGTGAAATGCATGCTTTGAAAATTTCTAAAATTATGGACCTTGCTGCGAAAAATGGTGCTCCAGTTATCGGTCTAAACGACTCAGGGGGAGCAAGAATTCAAGAAGGTGTTCTTTCACTTGATGGCTATGGACAAATTTTTTATCGGAATTCGATTTATTCGGGGGTTGTACCGCAAATTTCGGTTATTATGGGACCTTGTGCAGGTGGTGCTGTATATTCTCCAGCAATTACAGACTTTGTATTCATGGTTAATAAAACAAGTCAAATGTTCATCACGGGACCAAAGGTTATTGAAACAGTAACAGGGGAAAAAATTTCATCAGAAGATCTTGGTGGTTCAAAGGTACATAATACAATTAGTGGTAATGCTCATTTCCATGCGGAAAACGAAGAGCAAGTGTTAAATGATGTTCGTCGTTTACTTGGTTATTTGCCACAAAATTATGAGGAAAAAGCACCAATGGTTGATTACTTAGAAGAAGATGATCATTATCGTCCAGACTTAACAGAAGTGATTCCGTTTGACGCCATTCGCCCTTATGATGTTCGAGTTGTCATTGACCAAGTTGTCGATAAAGACTCATTCATGGAAATTCATGCGGGATTTGCGAAAAATATTGTTGTAGGTTTTGCCCGTATTAATGGTGAATCTGTTGGATTAGTATGTAATCAGCCGAAGGTGATGGCAGGTGGATTAGATATTGATTCATCTGATAAAACAGCACGGTTTATTCGTTTATGTGATTCTTTCAATATACCAATTATCACGTTTGAGGATGTTACAGGCTTCTTCCCAGGAATTAAACAAGAACATGGCGGTATTATTCGTCATGGGGCAAAAATTCTTTATGCCTATTCAGAAGCTACTGTTCCGAAAATTACAGTAATCACTCGTAAAGCTTATGGTGGCGCTTATGTGGCATTGAATAGTAAGTCAATCGGCGCAGATATTGTGTACGCATGGCCGAATGCGGAAATCGCTGTAATGGGTCCACAAGGGGCAGCAAATATTATTTTTGCAAGGGAAATAAATGAAAGTGAAAATCCTGATGCTAAACGTCAGGAAAAAATTGATGAATACCGCGATAAATTTGCAAACCCATATGTTGCTGCTTCACGCGGAATGGTCGATGATGTTATCGATCCGCGTGAAACAAGGATTAAGCTTATTCAAGCGCTTGAAATGCTTCGCAACAAAAAAGAGGAAAGACCTCGCAAGAAGCATGGAAATATTCCATTGTAAACTCATATTGAAAACGAGCTAGGCAGAAGCTTAGCTCGTTTTTTATTTCCACTAAATAATCTGAACTTCAAGCCATTTTCGCACACTATTGATAAACCAAATTTTCGTGCATACTTTCAAGTCAGCTATCGTTATTGTTTTTTCATGAATTTGTCCATTTTTTATTAAGGTGTCGCGAAATGTACCCGCCAATAAACCGCTGCTTACTGGTGGTGTCCACATTACGCCATCGATTTCCAAAACGACATTCCCATTCGTAAACTCTGTCAGCTCTTTATTTTCATTCCACAGAAGTACATCGTAAACTTCAGGATGTTGTTTTTGAAACCTAGTATAAACATCTCGATTTGTTGTTTTATGATAAAGGAATGGATTTTCTTTTGATATTGGTTGGTCAGCAAGTGCGACCTTTAAAGGTGTTTTTGACTGTGTAATTGGAACACCCTCCATTTCTATTTCTCCATTTCTTGTTAGAAGAAGCCGAATCTTTAGCTTGCCATTGTTATTTTGATTGGCGAACTCAAGTAAGCTGTTTTTGATATCCTTTAATTTATATTGGAAACTGAAATAATCTGCCGAGTTTTGCAGGCGATTAAGATGTTCTTCTAATAAAAAATATTCACCTTCGCTTAGCAGCAAGCTTTCTAGTAATTGAAATGGAGGTTGCTCTTTATCAAGGAAACTCGCTTTTGCAAGAATTTCGTTATATTCACCTTCCACCGTTGAATCCCAAGTAATCCCACCGCCAACACCATAAGTTGCTTCTCCTGAATATTGGTCGATGATTACTGTTCTTATCGGGACATTAAAGATTGCTTCCTTTGTTGGTGTTATAAAACCAATCGCACCACAATATACTTCGCGTGGCGCTGTTTCTAACTCGGTAATAATGTCCATTGTACGGATTTTTGGAGCACCTGTAATCGATCCGCAAGGAAAAAGTGCTTTTAAAATAACAATAAGCTCTTTATTAGGTGCAACTTTGGCAGTAATTGTTGATGTCATTTGATGCACGGTAGGATACCGTTCGATTTCAAACAGCTTCGCAACATTTACTGTACCTGTTTCAGCTATCATACCTAAGTCATTGCGAAGTAAATCAACAATCATTACATTTTCAGCACGGTTTTTTTCTGAATGATAAAGAGAATTTGCGATTTCTTCGTCTTCTATGCATGAATATCCTCGTTTCGCTGTTCCTTTCATCGGTTTTGTCGTGATGTTACCATCTTTTAAATGAAAAAATAGTTCAGGTGAGGTAGATAAAATACTATGCTCTCCTGTATTAATATAAGCACAATAATTGGCAGTTTGTGCTTTTTTTAGTTTTTCAAAAAAAGCAAGATCATCACCTTGAAATTCGGAATGAAGGCGAATCGTATAATTCACCTGATATGTATCGCCGCTTTCAATATATTGTTTAATAGTCGAAATTGCCGATTCGTATTCCTCCATATTCACAGAAGACTGCCATTTCTCAACATGATATGTACCTGTGCTAGTTAGCGAATGATATTCTGGCTCTGAAAATAGTCCAAACCATAATAATGGCATTGTATTCCTTTGCTTAGTACGAACAGCCTTATTAAATGCCGCGGCACTCTCATATGACAGAAAACCAGCGGCATAATAGCCATTCTGTACAGCATCTTGAATGATTTGTAAGCAAGGCAATACCTCTTCGACAGTGTTAGCAACAATAATTTTATCTGGGTTGCTAAATGTAAGTGGCTGAAGTTCTCCTGCTGCGCTTTTAAATTCAAATGATAAGATAGGTTTCTTCGTTTCTGTATTTTTTGTTTGCATCATTACGTTCCTTTGAAATAGTTATTAAATTTAGAATGTATATTATGTATTGTAGACAAGAAAATCTAGCTTGAACATACTGTATTTAGAAAAATGGAACAAAAGCAGTACCTAAGTCATATACATCGTTTTTAATTTGGTAATCCCACCTATAAGTTATATAATAAAAAGGGAAATGTTAACAACAGGAGGAATCCCATTATGATAAATAAAGACCGATTAGTGCAAGAATTTATGGAGCTTGTTCAAGTAGATTCGGAAACAAAAAATGAAGCTGAGATTGCAAAAGTTTTAATACAAAAATTTGAACAGTTAGGTTTGCAAGTTGTTCAGGATGACACAACAGCCCAAACTGGGCATGGTGCGGGAAACTTAGTTTGTACTTTAAATGGCACAAAGGAAAATGTTGATGCAATTTACTTTACCTCCCATATGGATACGGTTGTGCCTGGGAGGGGCGTAAAACCGTCAATAAAAGATGATTATATTGTAACGGATGGAACAACGATTTTAGGTGCGGATGATAAAACGGGTTTGGCAGCGATGCTTGAAGCAATTAAGGTGTTAAAAGAACAAAATATCGAACATGGCACGATTGAATTTGTCATTACAGTTGGTGAAGAATCTGGTCTTGTCGGTGCAAAAGCGTTAGATTCATCATTAATGACTGCCAAATTCGGCTATGCCTTAGATAGCGATGGAGAAGTAGGCAACATCGTTGTTGCAGCACCAACGCAGGCAAAAATCAAGGCAATCATTAAAGGAAAAACGGCCCATGCTGGAGTGGCCCCTGAAAAAGGTGTTTCAGCGATTACTATTGCCGCTAAGTCAATCGCAAAAATGCCGTTAGGAAGAATTGATAAGGAAACAACCGCTAACATTGGCCGTTTTGAAGGTGGTAGCCAAACGAATATTGTATGCGATTATGTAGAAATATTAGCTGAGGCACGTTCATTGGTTGATGAA is a genomic window of Bacillus sp. (in: firmicutes) containing:
- a CDS encoding methylmalonyl-CoA carboxyltransferase — encoded protein: MDIFEKISELYDRRREVELGGGDARIEKQHEKGKLTARERIDLLLDKGTFVETDPFIDHRCVDFGMANQQGPGEGVVTGYGKVNGRIVFVFSQDFTVFGGALGEMHALKISKIMDLAAKNGAPVIGLNDSGGARIQEGVLSLDGYGQIFYRNSIYSGVVPQISVIMGPCAGGAVYSPAITDFVFMVNKTSQMFITGPKVIETVTGEKISSEDLGGSKVHNTISGNAHFHAENEEQVLNDVRRLLGYLPQNYEEKAPMVDYLEEDDHYRPDLTEVIPFDAIRPYDVRVVIDQVVDKDSFMEIHAGFAKNIVVGFARINGESVGLVCNQPKVMAGGLDIDSSDKTARFIRLCDSFNIPIITFEDVTGFFPGIKQEHGGIIRHGAKILYAYSEATVPKITVITRKAYGGAYVALNSKSIGADIVYAWPNAEIAVMGPQGAANIIFAREINESENPDAKRQEKIDEYRDKFANPYVAASRGMVDDVIDPRETRIKLIQALEMLRNKKEERPRKKHGNIPL
- the prli42 gene encoding stressosome-associated protein Prli42, which produces MNRKLMKIMVYLMLSTLLLTTLLAGISFLF
- a CDS encoding L,D-transpeptidase, whose product is MLEKVLLTIMLLSPLWPIGQNPIVGDPFLIVNKKTNQLAYINEGKLQKIYTVATGQEDDLTPLGKFTITVKAINPYYRKKDIPGGAKENPLGTRWIGFDAENTDGRIYGVHGNNNPDSIGKYITQGCVRMYNEEVEEIFSEVPIGTQIVIVSSDQSFVRLGQKYGAIQQDNPNNLKSFLDNFILVTPSTSS
- a CDS encoding aromatic acid exporter family protein, with product MLKIGTRTLKTAIGTVLAISIAKFFDLDHYASAGILTILCIQATKKKSVKTAWARFVAALIGIVFSFIFFEGIGYYPIVIGIILIFFIPVAVRLKVQEGLITSSVIILQFFNSQDMSITSIANGIFILIIGIGVALLMNLYMPSAENKLFALQKELEAQYKKILNEMSIYLKEGDHLWDGREITESYHIIQMAKTLAVRHRDNRFLGVDDDFYKYFKMREKQFEVIERMLSLVTSIKISMLHSKIIADLIDEIADAVHSGNTAILFLEKLEGLHKTFKEMPLPQTREEFEIRASLLNFLWELEKYLNIKRYYRESDV
- a CDS encoding amino acid ABC transporter permease, which produces MPSVPYIIKGIWITLQVVAVSTVLGFVLGVLLSLFKISRIKVLQWFGDAYTSIFRGTPLILQLFIIYYGLPQLIDYQIPAFMAAVLAFGLNSGAYVSEIIRAGIEAIDKGQREAAMALGVPYGQMMKDIILPQAMKNILPALMNEFITLTKESALVSVIGVTDIMRRSYIVGGDHYSFLPPMLIAGLIYYVMVMGLTLLGKRMERRMKRSD
- the pabB gene encoding aminodeoxychorismate synthase component I; this translates as MQTKNTETKKPILSFEFKSAAGELQPLTFSNPDKIIVANTVEEVLPCLQIIQDAVQNGYYAAGFLSYESAAAFNKAVRTKQRNTMPLLWFGLFSEPEYHSLTSTGTYHVEKWQSSVNMEEYESAISTIKQYIESGDTYQVNYTIRLHSEFQGDDLAFFEKLKKAQTANYCAYINTGEHSILSTSPELFFHLKDGNITTKPMKGTAKRGYSCIEDEEIANSLYHSEKNRAENVMIVDLLRNDLGMIAETGTVNVAKLFEIERYPTVHQMTSTITAKVAPNKELIVILKALFPCGSITGAPKIRTMDIITELETAPREVYCGAIGFITPTKEAIFNVPIRTVIIDQYSGEATYGVGGGITWDSTVEGEYNEILAKASFLDKEQPPFQLLESLLLSEGEYFLLEEHLNRLQNSADYFSFQYKLKDIKNSLLEFANQNNNGKLKIRLLLTRNGEIEMEGVPITQSKTPLKVALADQPISKENPFLYHKTTNRDVYTRFQKQHPEVYDVLLWNENKELTEFTNGNVVLEIDGVMWTPPVSSGLLAGTFRDTLIKNGQIHEKTITIADLKVCTKIWFINSVRKWLEVQII
- a CDS encoding M20/M25/M40 family metallo-hydrolase, with the translated sequence MINKDRLVQEFMELVQVDSETKNEAEIAKVLIQKFEQLGLQVVQDDTTAQTGHGAGNLVCTLNGTKENVDAIYFTSHMDTVVPGRGVKPSIKDDYIVTDGTTILGADDKTGLAAMLEAIKVLKEQNIEHGTIEFVITVGEESGLVGAKALDSSLMTAKFGYALDSDGEVGNIVVAAPTQAKIKAIIKGKTAHAGVAPEKGVSAITIAAKSIAKMPLGRIDKETTANIGRFEGGSQTNIVCDYVEILAEARSLVDEKMHAQVAKMKEAFETTAKDMGGEANVEVEIMYPGFKYSDGDHVVELAKKAITTIGRTPKLEQSGGGSDANIFVGHGIPTVNLAVGYEDIHTTKEKMPIKELVKTAELVVAIIKEAANQ
- the mce gene encoding methylmalonyl-CoA epimerase; the encoded protein is MVKKIDHIGIAVKSIEASLPLYTENLKLELLGIEEVESEGVKVAFLKIGESKIELLEPLHSESPIAKYIEKRGEGIHHIALGVDGIEERIQEIKANGLRMVNEEPKTGAGGAQIAFMHPKSSGGVCFELCEKPEKGEK
- a CDS encoding amino acid ABC transporter ATP-binding protein, which codes for MIKVENLHKTYGKLEVLKGITTTIANGAVVAIIGPSGSGKSTFLRCLNKLEEPSEGKIWIEEEEITNPKTNIMKVRQKIGMVFQHFHLFPHMTVLENLTYSPIKVKGLSKAEAEKKARALLEKVGLLNKANEYPSRLSGGQKQRVAIARALAMEPEAMLFDEPTSALDPEMVKEVLDVMKTLAHTGMTMAIVTHEMGFAKEVADRILFLDHGVLVEDAPPDEFFSNPKSERAKEFLAKVL